The following coding sequences are from one Humulus lupulus chromosome X, drHumLupu1.1, whole genome shotgun sequence window:
- the LOC133805028 gene encoding BRASSINOSTEROID INSENSITIVE 1-associated receptor kinase 1-like isoform X7 encodes MCHNCDMLLVFSCCLLNFIDRELFSNNISGKIPEELGSLTNLTSQQQQFVRDYSYDFNRDLSNNKLSGDIPVNGSFKLFSYSSFHNNQLNKFPVSPPPSITPTPSGSAGSSSSKTRLIAGGVAAGAALIFAVSAIALTWYWRRKLQDHFFDVPAEHPEVLLGQLKRFSLRELQVATDNYSNKNIIGRGGFGKVYKGHLADGSLVAVKRLKEECTQGGELQFQRELEMISIARHRNLLRLRGFCLTLTERLLVYPYMANGSVASCLRECPGSQSPLDWEIRKRISLGSARGLAYLHNECDPKIIHRDVKAANILLDEEFEAVVGDFGLAKLMDHKDTHVTTAVRGTVGHIAPEYLSTGKSSEKTDVFGYGVMLLELITGQSAFDLARLANDDVMLFDWVKGLWNDQKLETLVDANLQGNYVNEEVEQLIQVALLCTQGTAGEQPKMSEVVRMLEGDGLAERWEDWQKMELFRQDFHPTHHPNTRWIVNSTSHIPPDELSGPR; translated from the exons ATGTGTCATAATTGTGATATGCTTTTAGTATTTTCTTGTTGCTTGTTAAATTTTATTGACAGGGAACTTTTTAGCAATAATATAAGTGGGAAAATCCCAGAAGAGCTCGGAAGTTTGACAAACTTG ACGTCTCAACAACAACAGTTTGTCAGGGACTATTCCTATGACTTTAACAG GGATCTTTCAAACAACAAGCTGTCTGGAGATATTCCAGTTAATGgttcttttaaattattttcctacAGCAG TTTTCATAATAATCAACTAAACAAGTTCCCAGTTTCACCACCACCTTCTATAACTCCAACACCATCTGGTTCCGCAG gtagcagtagtagtaaaaCTAGACTTATTGCTGGAGGAGTTGCTGCTGGTGCTGCTCTTATTTTCGCTGTCTCTGCAATTGCTCTTACCTGGTATTGGAGAAGGAAACTACAGGATCATTTCTTTGATGTACCTG CTGAGCATCCAGAGGTCCTTCTGGGACAGCTTAAAAGGTTTTCTCTGAGGGAGCTTCAAGTTGCTACTGATAATTATagcaataaaaatattatagGCAGAGGTGGATTTGGGAAGGTTTATAAAGGGCACTTAGCTGATGGCTCTCTAGTTGCAGTAAAAAGGCTTAAAGAAGAGTGTACCCAAGGTGGGGAGCTACAGTTCCAAAGAGAACTAGAAATGATCAGCATTGCTCGACACCGTAATCTACTTCGTCTACGTGGATTTTGCCTGACACTAACCGAACGGTTGCTTGTGTACCCATATATGGCTAATGGGAGTGTTGCATCTTGTTTAAGAG AATGTCCTGGTTCACAGTCCCCACTTGATTGGGAAATACGAAAACGTATCTCATTGGGATCTGCAAGGGGCCTTGCTTATTTGCACAATGAATGTGATCCTAAAATTATTCACCGTGATGTCAAAGCTGCAAACATATTGTTAGATGAGGAATTTGAGGCAGTTGTTGGAGACTTTGGGTTGGCTAAACTTATGGATCATAAAGATACTCATGTTACTACTGCTGTGCGTGGCACTGTTGGGCATATAGCACCGGAGTACCTTTCAACTGGAAAATCTTCAGAGAAAACAGATGTTTTTGGATATGGAGTTATGCTTCTTGAACTCATAACTGGACAGAGCGCTTTTGATCTAGCCCGTCTTGCAAATGATGATGTCATGTTATTTGATTGG GTTAAAGGACTCTGGAACGATCAGAAGTTGGAGACATTGGTGGATGCCAATCTACAAGGAAATTATGTCAATGAGGAGGTGGAGCAGCTAATCCAAGTGGCTCTTCTTTGCACACAAGGCACAGCGGGTGAGCAGCCGAAGATGTCTGAGGTGGTGAGAATGCTCGAAGGGGATGGATTGGCGGAAAGATGGGAGGATTGGCAGAAGATGGAGTTGTTCCGCCAAGACTTCCACCCGACACACCATCCAAATACTCGTTGGATTGTTAACTCTACTTCTCACATTCCTCCAGATGAATTGTCTGGTCCTAGATGA